A single window of Deltaproteobacteria bacterium DNA harbors:
- a CDS encoding NapC/NirT family cytochrome c, whose protein sequence is MKRLDRLLHRFASNDDRALLEGRPGFRTRLLVSVHLARRYIWAFGIVVAIALIATVASGMDIYHRTEMPRFCRACHEMSPNFASWERSVHQKTKCVDCHARPGLSGWAAAKASGLRQLFSHFRAKSTADIKAHMGDHHKALVEENCKRCHRRAARIKEKKTVAVAHKRHLDVGLNCIECHSRAIAHPAPRKEGKEGKQGKKENPLFAAADCHACHDGKHRRGKAVAFSATEEARCTKCHLDAKAANSHGGDDHKCTDCHEAQKGRHYAYADKPVREICAKCHDTAETTYASAHKAVGEGRCGDCHQVMSPTHLYKTASAPSANGCLSCHRKLAALLKGRPEKLVSSFSDGDDDLHVSHAGELGKEAYWCKRCHEAHGSDATVGLVSFRRAKDEKEGAASKQSFTASKDGGQCKTACHEDDTMEYTRRAKQVGAVK, encoded by the coding sequence ATGAAGCGTCTGGATCGGCTTCTGCATCGATTCGCCAGTAACGACGACCGCGCCCTGCTGGAAGGAAGGCCTGGCTTCCGCACGAGGCTCCTCGTCTCCGTGCATCTGGCCCGGCGCTACATCTGGGCCTTTGGCATCGTCGTGGCCATCGCGCTCATCGCCACCGTGGCCTCCGGGATGGACATCTACCACCGCACCGAGATGCCGCGCTTCTGTCGCGCGTGCCACGAGATGAGCCCGAACTTCGCCTCGTGGGAGCGCTCCGTGCACCAGAAGACCAAGTGCGTGGACTGCCACGCGCGGCCGGGGCTCTCCGGCTGGGCCGCGGCGAAGGCCAGCGGCTTGCGGCAGCTCTTCTCGCACTTCCGCGCCAAGTCCACCGCCGACATCAAGGCGCACATGGGCGACCATCACAAGGCCCTCGTCGAGGAGAACTGCAAGCGCTGTCATCGGCGCGCGGCGCGGATCAAGGAGAAGAAGACGGTGGCCGTCGCGCACAAGCGACACCTGGACGTGGGGCTCAACTGCATCGAGTGCCACTCCCGGGCCATCGCGCACCCGGCGCCGCGCAAGGAGGGCAAGGAGGGCAAGCAGGGCAAGAAGGAGAATCCCCTCTTCGCGGCCGCCGACTGCCACGCCTGTCACGACGGGAAGCATCGCCGCGGCAAGGCCGTGGCCTTCTCGGCCACTGAAGAGGCGCGCTGCACGAAGTGCCACCTGGACGCGAAGGCCGCCAACTCCCACGGCGGTGACGACCACAAGTGCACCGACTGCCACGAAGCGCAGAAGGGGCGGCACTACGCCTACGCCGACAAGCCCGTGCGCGAGATCTGCGCCAAGTGCCACGACACCGCGGAGACGACCTACGCGAGCGCGCACAAGGCGGTGGGCGAAGGGCGGTGCGGTGACTGCCACCAGGTCATGTCTCCGACGCACCTCTATAAGACCGCGTCCGCGCCGTCGGCGAACGGCTGCCTCTCGTGCCACCGCAAGCTCGCGGCGCTGCTGAAGGGGCGGCCCGAGAAGCTCGTCAGCAGCTTCTCCGACGGAGACGACGACCTGCACGTCTCGCACGCGGGAGAGCTCGGCAAGGAGGCCTACTGGTGCAAGCGCTGTCACGAGGCCCACGGCAGCGACGCCACGGTCGGCCTGGTCTCCTTCCGGCGCGCGAAGGACGAGAAAGAGGGCGCCGCCTCCAAGCAGTCTTTCACGGCCAGCAAGGACGGTGGTCAGTGCAAGACGGCCTGCCATGAGGACGACACGATGGAGTACACGCGACGCGCGAAGCAGGTCGGCGCCGTGAAATGA